From the Deinococcus gobiensis I-0 genome, the window TGAAGGCACTGCAAATCAATGATCATGGCGGCTTACTTAGCAATTTAGAAATTTTAGATGTATACGAATTCTTTGATAAGCCAATACTATTTTCCGCTTTGGACGCGGAAGGAATTTTATATCTTGCGACTTGGTATGATGAACCCGAGGACGGAGATGAGAGGTGGATATACAGCCCCATCTCGCCAGATACCTTATCAAAGTTACGCTCAGGCGCTATAGACTTTCACACCGCTTTTCTTGACAAAACGTATGGTAATGCGTTTTACGTTAGCCAAAATTGGAATAATAAATCTTGCCAAATAAGCATAATTAGAAAGGGAGATATTATACCTGATGATCTTCCAGATATTGGAGAAAGACTCTCAAGTGATGAAATTGAGAAATTTAAAAATATAGCTTTTAAACAGAATAATGAGATCGAAAAGGTACTAATTAACCACAATTATAACTATAATAATAGGATTATAGAGATTAATAATGTTCCTGCTTATATCTTACAAGGCTCTATAACTATAGGTAACATAACATCCGCTTTATTAAATGATTATTTTAGTCGAATTCATATTGATTTTCCGAGCGATTCTATATCTTGGAAAGATATTACCGAAGTAGGAGAATCGGATTTCGAGTTTAGATTCTCTGGTCGCAAAACAGCTCCGAGCCGATGGTCACTTAAGGCAATAAATCAATCTTCAGAAAGAATACTGGTAGGTTTTAGACTTTTGCTCGAGGATGAACAGGAGTTAGACGATATATCGGTTCCATATCTCAAAGCAGGTAGTATAGTTTATGGTATTTCGTCCAGAAGTACAGATACATTGATTGGAGATAAGGACCTTGGAGTGTATGAGGCTCTTAAAGATATCAAGGTTGTTTCAGAGTGGTTAGTTTCGGGAGGGGAGAAACCACATCTAACTGATCTGCGGCTGAAAAATATCTTGCGAGCTATTGAGGAAATGTCGCCCCACGAACGCGATGATTTTAATCAGTTGAATTTAAGACCCAAAGAAGATTCCATAATCTCCGGAGTGAGACCGTTTGAACTCACATATAGAAGTCGTATAGCCGCTTCAGAGAGATTGCAGATCATAAATCTGCAAGAAAAGGATTCTAGGGTCGTTAAATTTAGAGGAAACATAGATAAAATAAGAAAGCCGTCAAAAAAGCAAAAATTGGGAGAAATACACATGGTTGACTTGACCATCCGACCGGAGGGGTGGTTGACCAATACGGTGAATGTAAAGTTTGATGTTGCGAAATTGGTAGACTCCCTACTGGCATTTACCGCTAATGCCGCAGAAGTTAGCGTTGTTCAGAGCTATATGGCGGGGCAGTGGGACAGTAACAATTTACACCTTATATCTAT encodes:
- a CDS encoding DUF6575 domain-containing protein; its protein translation is MKALQINDHGGLLSNLEILDVYEFFDKPILFSALDAEGILYLATWYDEPEDGDERWIYSPISPDTLSKLRSGAIDFHTAFLDKTYGNAFYVSQNWNNKSCQISIIRKGDIIPDDLPDIGERLSSDEIEKFKNIAFKQNNEIEKVLINHNYNYNNRIIEINNVPAYILQGSITIGNITSALLNDYFSRIHIDFPSDSISWKDITEVGESDFEFRFSGRKTAPSRWSLKAINQSSERILVGFRLLLEDEQELDDISVPYLKAGSIVYGISSRSTDTLIGDKDLGVYEALKDIKVVSEWLVSGGEKPHLTDLRLKNILRAIEEMSPHERDDFNQLNLRPKEDSIISGVRPFELTYRSRIAASERLQIINLQEKDSRVVKFRGNIDKIRKPSKKQKLGEIHMVDLTIRPEGWLTNTVNVKFDVAKLVDSLLAFTANAAEVSVVQSYMAGQWDSNNLHLISIKSLEDEGSIRSRK